A stretch of DNA from Methylosinus sp. LW4:
GGCGAAGGGCGCGCCGTTGCGCAGCGCGCCCGGCTTGCGCTGGATGACGGAGAGATAATGCCGCCAGTCGTAGACCGTCACGCTCTTGTCGTTATGCGAACGGGCGAAGACGCGGGCGTGCTCGCACACGATCTGCCCCTCGGCGGCGACGACGACGCGCTCGGGGTAGACCCGCACGCTGACGGGGCGATTGGCGAACGAGGCCGGCACGCTGTAGCGATTGCGCTCCAGATGGATCAGGCACGTCGGCGTGACCCGCTTGGTGTGTTCGACGAAGCCGTCGAATGGCCGCGGAGGCTGCATCAGCTGCGGAACCTCCTCGCGCCAAGCGTCCGCGATCGTCCCCGGCTGCGCGCTGTGCGGAATCTCGGCCCACAGCTCGCGGCATCGCGCCTCCAGCCAGTCGTTGAGCGCCGCCAGCGACGGAAAGCTCGGGATCGGCTGCCAGAGGCGGTGACGAGCGTCCTGAACGTTCTTCTCGATTTGCCCCTTTTCCCAGCCGGAGGCCGGATTGCAGAATGCGGCCTCGAACAGGAAATGGCTGACCATGGCGGCGAAGCGGGCGTTGACCTGGCGCTCTTTGCCGCGCCCGACCTTGTCGATCGCCGTGCTCATATTGTCGTAAATGCCTCGCCGGGGCACGCCGCCCAGCACGCGGAAGGCGTGATTGTGAGCGTCGAACAGCATCTCATGCGTCTGTTGCGGGTAGGCGCGGAGGAAGAACGCGCGGCTGTAGGAGAGCTTGAACTGGGCGACCTGCAACTTCGTCCGCTCGCCCGCGATGA
This window harbors:
- the istA gene encoding IS21 family transposase, which gives rise to MELLSVIRRWRYRQEFSIREIARRTGLSRNTVRKYLRSDSVEPRFATPDRPSRLDPFADKLAHMLRHEAAKSRKQKRTVKQLHADLVALGYDGSYNRVAAFAREWRAARHREQQTCGRGAFVPLTFLPGEAFQFDWSEDWAIIAGERTKLQVAQFKLSYSRAFFLRAYPQQTHEMLFDAHNHAFRVLGGVPRRGIYDNMSTAIDKVGRGKERQVNARFAAMVSHFLFEAAFCNPASGWEKGQIEKNVQDARHRLWQPIPSFPSLAALNDWLEARCRELWAEIPHSAQPGTIADAWREEVPQLMQPPRPFDGFVEHTKRVTPTCLIHLERNRYSVPASFANRPVSVRVYPERVVVAAEGQIVCEHARVFARSHNDKSVTVYDWRHYLSVIQRKPGALRNGAPFAELPVALRTLQQRMLEKPGGDREMVEILALVLQHDEQAVLTAVELALAAGAPTKTHILNLLHRLVDGKPVDAPPVKPPNALTLTTEPQANVERYDALRKGREARHAS